Proteins found in one Misgurnus anguillicaudatus chromosome 3, ASM2758022v2, whole genome shotgun sequence genomic segment:
- the LOC129445411 gene encoding uncharacterized protein isoform X3, translated as MKFVCVGIWICLSGFGNSATDGIHINKREGDQVTITCTHVQASDNKKYFCRDPCRNKDILVASDQTSNGRFRLEDSGNGTFTVTITDLQKSDSGIYWCGVDRVVTDTYEEVNLIVYKADKNTNTPQKTPTPETKSDSQTSTSRSFTPTPDDITISSPSKGLLVIIIVGLAVLVIFGLVVCMLNMHKRKSNSFRNSEHPDAETVTTCTIKVVRDYEITEIRQQDDTFTVVYFTVSQNPAVNQFQDLLFSPL; from the exons atgaagTTCGTCTGTGTGGGCATCTGGATTTGTCTGTCAG GATTTGGAAATTCAGCTACTGATGGGATTCACATAAACAAACGTGAAGGAGATCAAGTCACAATTACATGTACTCATGTACAGGCTTCAGATAACAAGAAGTATTTCTGCAGAGATCCATGcagaaataaagatattttagtAGCATCTGATCAGACTTCTAATGGGAGATTCAGACTGGAGGATTCTGGGAATGGAACGTTCACAGTGACCATCACTGATCTACAGAAATCAGACTCTGGGATTTACTGGTGTGGAGTGGACAGAGTTGTTACAGACACATATGAAGAGGTCAATCTGATAGTATATAAAG cagacaaaaacacaaacacacctcAGAAGACTCCAACACCAGAGACAAAATCTGATTCTCAAACCTCCACGAGTAGATCATTCACTCCCACACCTGATGACATCACAATCTCATCTCCATCTAAAG GTCTTCTAGTGATCATCATTGTTGGCTTGGCAGTGCTGGTGATATTTGGACTGGTGGTCTGTATGTTGAACATGCACAAGAGAAAATCAAACAGTTTCAGGA ATTCAGAACACCCAGATGCTGAAACTGTCACCACATGTACCATAAAG GTCGTTCGTGATTATGAAATCACAGAGATTCGACAGCAAGATGATACATTCACTGTCGTCTACTTCACTGTCAGCCAAAACCCTGCAGTCAATCAGTTTCAAGACCTTCTCTTTAGTCCACTCTAA